The Cervus elaphus chromosome 9, mCerEla1.1, whole genome shotgun sequence genomic interval ctACACCACCTCAGGAATGGTGTTCCCTGCAACCCTACACCCCCACAGTGAGCTAATTATTCCACATCCTTCCATCCCCACTCAATACCACCCCTCACTTCCCTGAGTGGACAGAGGTTGGGCCAACCCTAGTGGTTGACCCTGGGGTCAGCTGGCAGCAAGCGGGACCACATCTGCACAGAGCAGCACTGAGGCGGTCACTCCTCCATTTCTGCCCTTGTCAGGTCACTGGGAGCCCCAAGAGGGCAGGCTTGGGCCAGCCGCTCGCCGCTACCCCCACACCTCGGCCCCACCCTTTATGAAGACCGCCAGGGATACCTGCTCAGGAGCCCTAGAGAGACACACTCCTGGGACCCTGGCTCGTAGGCTGGGAAGCTGCGGGAGGCGGAGCGGAACGGCGTCTCCTGCAGCTGCTCACCTGGTACAGGCCTTGCAGGCCTCCGTGGGGTAGGCGCCCAGGTGCAGTCTCCGCAGGTGGTCCATCTTGGGCTGGCCCGGTGCCCTGATGGAGAGGAGCAGGGGAAAGGCTCGGGGGTGTGTACACGCACATGTGTACGCAAGCAGTGGCGCACACGCGCATGCACACATGCGCATGCAGACACAAGCACATGCGCACATACAGCCGTACAGGTCGATCTCCTAGAGGCAAAGCGTGTGTGAGAACAGAGAGAATCCAGGAGCCAGGCTCCTACACACCCTCTGCCCACAGGCCCCCGCTGAGGGTGGCGCCTGGAGCAGAGTAGGGCAAGCCCATCAGGATTCCTGAGGCTGGGGCATTCGTATCACACAAGTTTGAAAACCAAGAGTGTGAAAGCCCTTTGGCGACCAGCCACCTCTCTGTGTAAAGTGTTTCCTGAAACTCGAGCACAAACCACAGTGTGTGATTCATCAGGCCGTTCCTCCTACGGctttagagatgagaaagaaaatccGGAAGTGGAGGAGGAAGGCCCAGAGTCTTCCcagcgggggcggcgggggggggctGTGGGGACACTAAGGCCCCTCCCCAGTAAAGGCCCCTCCCCAGTAAAGGACCACTTGACAATCCATCCCATGACACCTTGAATGGGAGGTGGCCTGTGGGGTCCTAGGTTCGCCTTCTGGCCTGGTGTCTATCTCTGGACTGCACCTTGGAGATTGAGTTTACCTGCCTGTAAAGTGGGGACAAATCCTCCACCCAGGGTGCTGCTCCCTCAGCAGGCCTGGGCTTTCTGGACTCCGCACATCCAAAGAATGGCCCCCAAGGCCACTCCCAGCCAGGTCTGCCTAAGAGTGTTCTGCTTCCTGGGGCCTTGGGACCTGCCAGGTACTCTGGGTTGCAGTGCAATTTATGGTGGGGGCTTGGGGTGTGAACCTCAGCTCCAGAGGGGTTGGAGCCAGAGTAACCAAGGTTGGCGACATGGGCCCTCCATGTGGGCCGAGACAGGTCAGGGGGAAGATGACATCACCCGGACAAGCAAGGACACAAATCAGTACGAGCCGATGACCTGTACACTATAGTACAGTATAGTGCCTGGATGGAGGGAAGTGACAGGGCAGGGGaggcgggtggggaggggaggagtctGGGGGAAAGGAGGAATCTTAGGGGCAAGGGAGGGGAGGAGTATTGGGGGGAGCACTCAGGTCAGGCTGGAAGGAAGCAGCAGGTACAGCACAGGCAGAGGCCCTGAGACAGACATGTGAGGGGGCATGTCAGGCAGGTCTAGGGGGGACCCTTCTGGAAGAAAGGGTATACAGGGCCCTGAGTCAGAGGTGGGTGCACATACCTGATGAGGCCGTCCAGCTGCAGGCCGGTGGAGCCACCAGGCAGAGCAGGGGCCTTGCCAAAGTGCAGGCGCAGGGGCTGCTTGGGCTGCAGGCGGCTGACCAATCCGTCACTCACAGGCAGCCAGTCTAGGCTGGGGATGAGCAGCTGGCTGGGCAGCAGGCAGCACTCATCCACCAGCGCCTCGTCTGGCTCACTTGTGGGACCCTCGTCACGGCCTGCGGGgggagcaggggacacaggacatCATGCTTAGCGGCCCTGCCCACAGCACTGCCCACCAGGAGGCATCACGGCCTCCTCCAGGCTCATAGGGCGCCAGGTGcaggccccagccctgccctgactTCGTGAGGAGCCTGGGCTCCTCCCCCTTCTCGGGCCTGGTCCTCTCCTCTGTAAAACAGGGACCCacttattcctttaaaaaatgtgcAGTAAGTCCTGGGTGCCCTTCCTGGCATCAGGGAGCAACAATGACAGAGCCTGGCCCCAGAAACACGTGACACAGGACAACCAGGCGTGGCTGAGGTTTACTGAGCACCCACGCTGTGCCTGCatctgtgccaggtgctggggaaGCAGCAGGAGGGCCACAACAGGGCAAATTTGACCTATGGGAGATTATATTATGGTGGGGGGACTCAGCCAGGGCTTGTATTTTGGTGGGGAAATGAGAGAAGAGGAGCAGGTGTCTTACAGCAGATCCAGAGCTTGGTGAGCAGGCGAAAGAGCAGGGACATGCTGTCCTGAGTGTCTGAGGTAGCCGTGTACACAGGCAGGCAGCTGGGCTTCAGCAAGCCCCAGATGCGGATGACAACCATCAGCTCTCGCAGCATGCCCAGTGACGTGCCATCCCGCAGGAAGCTGTGGCCTGGTCGCAGCGGGGAGCCCTATGGGGAGGAAGGTTCTGTTTGTGCGCTTTCATGTTTCAGCATTCCAGGACCTCTGTGAGTTGGAGTCAGATGGCctttggggaggggtggggccaaGGAGGtggggcttctgggaggagctgagccggaggaggtggggtggagggCACACCTGGTTGGGCAAACTGGCCAGCAGGTAGAGCACAAAGTCGCCCACCCACTGCAGGAGCTGCTGCAGCGCCTGGAGCGTGTTCATGTCCAGAACGAACTCCTCCGTCTTGAGGTTGATCATGACCTTGTCAATGTCTGGGAGGGGACAGGCAGTCAGGGGAGGCTGGGACTTCACGCGGGGGCCCTGGAGGCCACGGCTGGTGGGAGAGGCTCTGGATACCCACCACAGGACTTCAGGACACCCCGACGCCCCTTAGACCCCTTGTGCAGGACAACCTGGAGTTCCCACCAGCCTCCAGGCACCCACACATACAGTTCCCCTGGGGATGCCACCCAGGCTGCCTCATCTTTGTTTCAGGTAACAGCCACCATGTGTCCCCACAggcagtggtggggggaggggggcacatgCGAGACACCTGAGGGATCCTCCCTGGCAGACAGCGAGGGCActtggagggtgggggtgggacccAGGGTGGCCTGCAGGGTGGAGCTGGACCCACCAACATCTGTGATCTTGGCACAGATTTCGGTCAGCCGGTCGCCAGGACTTTTGTCGGGTGTATTGAGCACGTGCGGGCGCAGCAGTGACTTGAGCGTGGAGCTGATGGCGATGAGGAAAAGCTTTGCGTGGTAGTCGCACACACGAGTCACCGTGCAGGGCGACAGCTTGCACAGTGAGGCCTTCATGGCCAGGATCCGGGTGGACAGGACCTGGGGGGCCAGGATGTGAGCGGGTGGAGCTTGCGCCTCGGGGCGGGGCCAGAGCAAGGTGCTGGACCCAATGGGCAAGGGGCTAAACCTCTGGGCCTTGCCCTCCTGGCAAAATCAAGTAGAACCTTCCCTCACAGGACAGCAGGGTTTCAACCTGTGGGTGGGTCTGCCCCAGGGGCCAAAGGGCCACGTCTGGGATCCCGAATCGGGAGTCAAAGGGCCACATCTGGGATCCCTAATGATTTTGGGGTGCCTGGCATGaagtgggtgggggcagggatgcTGCTCTGTCCCTTACCCCACCTCGTTCCTTGACCCTGATGTCTCCCGGGATGCCATGACTGAAGGACTGCAAGCATCAACATGCTCACACACAGCTCAGCTGAGCACTGAGCGGTTGGTCACTAGTGGCGTTCCTGGCTCTGAAGCCAGCTCCCTCCTGTGCAGTTCACGCCGGTAGCACCCTCTCACACCTGAGCCCTCTCATGTCTGAGCCCCGCACGTCTGAGCCCTCGCACATCTGAGTGGGCTGCTAAAAACCATGCGACCTCTCCTTCCTGTTTCCTCCTGGTGTTGGAGACTGGGGCACAGAGGACAATTCCGGATTCCTAGCAGTGCTGACCTCAGGGAGGCTGTAGGTTTGCAGTTACGCCCAGTGGCGTCTGGGGGATCatttctccctgcccctcccatcTTTAAAACTCGAGGTCACTGTTCTTATCACAGGGGCAAAGGCCTCCACTGACACGCAGAGGCAGGTGCAGCCAGGCCTGCAACCGCGCCCTCCCAGGCTGAGAAGGCAGGGAGGTAGGCCATCTGACCCACAGGGAGGAAGGGGGCCCCGGGGGAAGGAGGGGATGAGCCCGCACCTGCTGCAGCTCGGCCTTCTGGCGCGTGTACTCCTCGTGCAGCTTCTCCACCAGGCTCTGCACCATGCCGGGCTGCACGTGCAGCAGGATGTCCCACCAGTCATAGCCGGTCACCATGCAGTACTCCAGCAGGAAGAGCAGGTGCCGCAGGGCCAGCCCCACGTCCAGTGAGTGGCCCATGGACGGCGAGATACGCAACATGCTCAGCTGTGGGGAAAGGACGGGGCGTGAGAGGTGGGGTCTTGAGGGGATGGGAGTCTGAACGCCAGGGACAAGGAGGGCTCAGCCCATGTGGGGTCCTGACCTGCCTGATCTCCTGTCACATGGGAGGGTTACAGAGCCACAGCTTGGCCAGGTGGCATGAAGGGAGCCCTTCCCACCAAGGGTGCGCCTGTGGGGTGGCAAGGCCTCCAAGTCTACCTGGGGGCCGCATGGTCCTCCCCACCAGGCCAAACCCGTCCGTACCCCGCCCACCCAGAATGCTGAGGGCAGGGCCAAGTAGGTGCACTGCCCGATAGCTACTTCCTGGGGAGTAGGGGGCACACGCATGTGTGAGCAAGTGTGTAAACACATGTAGATGTGTGTAAGCAAGTGCGAGAGTGGGTGTGCGAGGCACCTGTCCTCCTGACAGGCCACGGATGGGTTCCTCTGAGAGCCAAGAGGCCAACACAGGGCACCTGCTCGCATGTGGGGGAAAGGTGGGGGGGGTCGGTGCTAGAACCCCACATGTGAGGAGAAGCCAGCCTAAGCTCCCCCACCTCCTGTGCAACCCCCGCAGGCCACAGGCCTCACCCTGCAACAATGACcacaccccacagacagaggcacGGGGCTCCCCTCACTCTTGGCACCCCCAGCACAGCACTGACCCTGCCGTGGTTGTCAATGCCCACGAGGGCCAGGGAGGTCCAGGAGAGTTGCATGGCCTTGAAGTGGACGGCGGGGCCTGTGGTCCGGGGACGCTTGAGAGCCGGCTCATCCACGGGGCGTGGGGCGGCGGAGCTGTAGAAGATGGCCATGGTCTGCAGCGAGAGCCGGTGCACGATGTGGACACTGCCGTCGTGGAAGGCCAGGGCCAGCCCTGGGGGCACATGCAGGTCAAGTGGCCGAGCCCAGCCTTGGACAATGGGAAGTGGCTGCACCGTGCCCAGCTTGTTAGCGACCTCATAGCCTTTCAAGCTCCCTGGATATCAAGAGCAGTGTCCTCACCCCCACTAGGACTGACGTGAGATTGGGCCAGGTTCCCACAACCCTGAAAGTGGAGGTGAGGTCACAGTGCACCCCTCCCTCTGACCCCCAGGAACCCCAAGACACTGTACCGAGGCCAGGGTAGAACTGGGTGTCACTGGCCACCTTCAGGTCTGTGTTGGTGAGCGAGATGGGCAGTTTGGGCAGCGCCACAGCAGACACACGGTCCAGGTCATTGGTGGCCGAGAGAATCCGCCATTTGAGAATTGTGGGCTGTTTGTCGCCAACTGAAAAGGGGTGTGGGGGACAAGGGGCAACAAAATGAAGATGAAACTGAAACACAACAAGGGTGGACTGGACCCAGTGCCCTTCCCCTCCTGGGGCCCCCAGCTAGCTCATAGGAGCAtggaaggggggtgggggggcccccACAGGGCCTGGTCCTGGGCCTTCACAGGGACGGGAGGAGGTGTCTGCCTGGGCAAGAGGCTGTCAGCTGGCGGGGGTGGCCACCTTGTCCCCTCGAAGGAGCCAACACGCCAAGGAGGGGAACCCATCCCAGACCTTGCTGCCACACAAACCCCACAATTCTCCTGTGGACTTGGCTGGTCTGTGCAGGGTTCTCTGTCCCTGTGGTCCGAGAGGTCCTGGGTGGACCCCAGCTCTCCTCAGGAGGTGGACAGACAGGCCCCTCCCGGCACCCACACCCTCAGTGCCACAACGAAGCCCCCCAGCAAGAGGCGGGGTGGTTTCCATCCATCTGGGCTTGGTCCCTGCATGCTGTGGGCATGATGTGGGCAGAGGTGCCTGGACACTAAGGTGACTGAGACAAGCCCAGGCACCCAGCCGGTGGCCAGCATTCCAGCTGCCCTGGGGGGCCAGCAGACTCAGGGAAGCAGGCCAGAGCAGTGAGGCAGCCCGACCCAGGAGTGTTCCACTGTGTTTCTGAAACAGAGCTTGAGGCTGGCTGTGACAGCACACCTCTGCGCCCACCTGTCCTGACAGCTCTGCCCCAGACGTCTCAGCATGAGGGGTCTCCTGGAAAATGTCATCCCATAGGGAGACGGAGGCCCCGAGAGGGGCGGCACTGAGCAGAGCTGTCAAGGTGACAGCCATGGCGGTACCCAGAGAGGGCGCACGTTCCGGCCAGGCCCGCACCAGCCGCCCACACTGGCTTCCTGACGGCCTTGGCCATTACTAGGTCACAGAGGACAGAGGCCGCTGTCAGAGGCTGAACAGCTTGCCTGAGTCTACCTGGACCCACTGTCCACCCAAGTCAGGCCAACCCCTCTACTGCAGGCTGGACGGTGGCTGGTAGAGTGGGGCCCCGGGGAGACCAGTGTAGGCAAAGGTGAGGAGGAAGGGACAGGAGAGGCAGGTCTAAGAGCCCACAGGGCAGCAAGGCTGGGacaaggggtggggtggggctgcagGTGAACTCAGCAGAGACCCTTCAGCACCTGGATGCCTGCCTCAGGAAGAGGCTCCACCAGGACGGGAGGCCCTTCTGCATGAAGTCTGGTCCTACTGTGACAAGGTCCCAGGGCGGGACTGCAGGGCAGGTGGGGAGCAGGGCCACCCTGGGACTCAGGAAGGGCCAGGACCCCACTCAGGAGGTGCAGCCCAACCATCCTCACACACCTCCTCTGGGGCCGTGTGGAGCAGCATATGTAACCCACCTGCGGGCAGATGGACCTCAAGGGCCTCTTGACTCAGGCCAGTCACTCCAGGGCCATGAGCGCTACTGGCAGCAGGAACACCCCTGGGCTATGTGGCCGTGGTTCACCCCCGGCATCTCAGCCACATGGGTGTCAGGAAGTGGGCCCCTCCGGTGGGGATGTGGGGCTCCGCATGGGTGCAAggtcagagagggagggagaggtagGCACTTTCTAGCAAACTCAGGTCACCCCTGCGCCGCCTCGCTGTACCGAGGGTAGTCTGAGTGTGCCTGGCCACCTGGGCAACTCACCAGCCGGCGAGAGCTGCTGGAAAATATTATTCACAGGGAGCCCCTCCTTGCGCAGCGACCAACACTCCACCACACTGCTCGTCTGGCTGGATGCACACAGCAGCACCTAGGGGTGGGTGCGTGGTGAGGGGCCTAGAACAGCCCATGGCCTCTGCGGGGTTCTAGCTCGTCTTGGAGCTCACGTGCCATTGTGAGTCCAACCCAGGCCTGCCTGGCCTGCGTCTGCATCTGCCCATCCATTGCCCTCACTCCCCTGgggagtgctgtgctgtgctgggggcAGTTATCCATGGTGCCCTGGCAGGAAGCAAAGGTACCAGGGAAACACATCAGGGACTGGTGAAGCTAGGGCTGGTCAGCACAAGGCTATGAGGGACCTCAGGGAACCTGGTGCAGGTAGCTCAACTTGGCCCCCAGAGACCCCCCTCGTCCTGGTCCTGGGACCTGTGGATACATCACCTTATGGGACAGAGGGGACTTGGCAGCAGGGATTAAGCTAAGGCCCCTGAGACAGGGATGACCCTGGATTCCCCAGGGGACCCAGTGTCATCACAGGGTCtttataagagggaggcagatAGTCAGAGGCAGAGAGACGGGAGATTTGCACTGTTGGCTGTGCAAATGGAAGGAAGGGCCATGAGCCAGGGATACGGtgtctctagaagctggaaaaggcaggagcctctggagggagcaGCCCGGCCCAGGCGTGGGTTTAGCCTCGAGGTGTCAGGGCGGGCTCACCTGCTCTGACATGTCGCGGGCCAGGAACTTGAGGTGGGTGATGGCGGGCAGCCGGTCGCGGCGGCTGAGATCAGTGGTGCAGCGCATGAAGAGCGAGGGCAGGAGCTCGGTGTCGATGCGGCACTTCTCGTTGACCACGCTCACACACACCTTGTACAGCTGCACCGGTGATGCGCTGCTGCCATCCGCTGTAGCCACCACGATGTTGCCACCACCTGTGAAGGCGATGTCGGCCAGAGCCACGCGGCCGCGCAGCCGGCACAGGCTCTCAGTCGAGGTGAGCACCTGCCCGCTGGGCTTGAGCAGGGACACAGTGACCAGGCCGCTGACCGTGACAGCAATCCAGCCCTCCATGGGCTTGCCCCCGAACAGTGTGAGCGATGGTGAGAACTTGACGCGGGAGAACTTTTCCCCGAAGCTGGAGGCACCAGActgtgagggaggggaggggtcagctgcaggggggtgggggtgggggcgcccagTTCACGCTCAGCCTTTAGGGGTCTACCTTCATGGCCCGAGGACCCCCTCCTGGGAACCGCACCCTCAGGaacacagaggaaccaggcagcaGAAGCCTCAAGAGCCCAAGCCTGAGGTCAGATTCAGCTTCAGCCACTGAGCACTGGGTGACACGAGCCTCTCTGACCTTCAGTGTCCTTGTCTGCATGTCCAAGGACACGATAAGGAGGACACAGCTAGATACACGAGGGACAGCAGTCAATCGCATTTTCTTTAGGGCCAGAGAGACATCCAGTGTTCTCAAGTGCTCAGTTCAGCCACTCCAGGCTCCTTGTGTGGGCAGTGTGGAGCACGGCCTGAGCCAGTGCACAGAGCAAGCTAGGCACCAGGCAAGTGGCTGCAGGATTCAGCTATGCCCCCTGCAGGCAGTGCTGGGACGCGCAGCTGCCACTGCTCTTTCATCTGCTCAGCTTTTTACCCCTGGGCCCTCAGCCACTGCGGCGCTGGCCTCTGCCCCAGCTTTGCCTTTCCCAGCGCCCCCGGGGGCAGACCCTAGGGAGGCCTGCACACCTGACTCCTTTCTGTCAGCACAAAGCATCTGTCACTGAAACAGCACGAGCTGGAGATGGCACAGAGCTCCTCCGAGTAGTGGGAGACTCTCTACCCCTCTATCGGGATGAGAAGCAGACTCACTAGGCTCACCCAGGCACCCCCAGGCTCATGGGACTAGACAtccagggagggcagggctgaCCACGGCCCCAGCTGAGTCTCCCGAACATGGAGGTGAGAGCAGtgttggaaagaaagaagcaaaaaccCCCAAATGAGCCCCAAGGGGAGATGCtgagagtctgaaaaagaaaccTCCCACAGAAAAAACGGTCCAGATGGTTAGGCAGTAAGCCTTGCAATGAGTCATTCCCTAGTGGAGAAGGGACAGGAGGCAGACACAGGGAAGGGGTGGAAAGAAAGGTCATTTCCCACAGCATCATTCCAGGAGGGCCTCCTGGCTTGGGAGTGGAGCTGACCAAGCCACGTGAGCTCTTGCTGCTGCCCTAGGTCTCACCCAGGCATGGCCCCGACCAAGCCCCCTCGCTTTCTCAGATTGAACCCtggcccagcccctggccccagtTGACAATTAGGAGAGTGATGGCTGAGGTATGACTCGGGGACTGAACTCAGCACCCTGACCCAGGAGGCTCCCCTCTCAGGGGGATGCCAGGCTGAACCGTGGGGTGCAGACAAGAATCAAGGGCTGTCACCACATCAACCACGTAGGAGCTGCTGGCAACACAGATGCTGACAACTGGGTGGCAGGTGTGACAGTCTGGCCCCATGAGAGGAGGAGCCAAGCCCTCCTTGGGCTTGAGGCCTGCTCCCCCAGGCAGGACACCTACCTTTTCCACATGCAGGGCCAGTTTCACGCCGTTGTGCAGCCAGGACAAGGCCACGATGGGGTCCCCTTCCACCACGCTGCCCACGGGGCTCTCCCAGCTGTTGGCCAGGTGGTCAGCCATGCTCCAGCACTTGATCTGCCCATCGGCATCAGCTGACAGCAGACGCGAGCCTGGGGGTAAAGGGGGAGATTGGGCAAACCTGCGTCACAAGCCCAATCCCTGCAGTTCATCAGGGTTGGGCGGGCCGGCCTGGAGGTCGTAGAGCAAGGAACCAGCACAGGCAAGTCCAGAAACAGGGGCGAGAAGAGCAGAAGCCTCAAAGGCACAGGTCAGGGTTTCAGGTCCCAACTCTGAGCCCAGGGCCAAGACCAGGAAGACAGAGCAGGCAGCCCTGGCATTCAGGGTGGCGGGCCGCCCTCACCGGACTGGTCCCACTCCAGGCAGGTGATGGCCTCGCTGTGCTCTGAGCGGATGGAGTGCACGTCCCAGGGATGCTCAGTGTCCAGGATGTGGATCATGCGGGTCAGGTCTGCGAGGGACAGTGATGTCAGTGTGGCAACAACGGCCTGGTGCCTGACCGCCCCAGGGGATCGGGGTGTCGAAGCCGATCAGGAAGTGTCAAAGCCCGGCTGCAGGGACTCCAGAAAATGATTTATACACAGGCAGCCCGAGGGGAGACAGCAGGCCCATGACCCTGCCTCCTATGAGGCTACAACTGTGCTTTCAAAATGGACCCAAAACACTAATAGCGGGTGTTGCTCCATGGAAGGTTAGGGTTCTCCTCATCCTAAAGTTTACGTTTTCCTAATTCTAAGAAGTGCATATTGTTCTGTGGTGGGAAGAATACCAGCCCTGCGGCAGAGTGCACCGCAAAGCTGGTGGTGACACGTGCGGCTGGAAAACTCCTGAAGGAGCCTCAGCAAGCCACAAGCGGTCACGGTCCCCCCTCCCCAGTGCCCCGCAGCCATGGCCATTCCTCAAGGTTATCTCTGTGCCCCTCAGCAACCCCAGCTGTCTCATAGAAGGAAACACCATGGGAGCTGGGGGGGAGGGCCCTAtggggggcctggggtggggggtggcacaCCCTGGTCATCGCTGCGCAGGTCCGTGGTGAAGGCGATGAGGTTGCGGCAGGACCAGGTGCAGGCCAGGGGACCCGAAGGGCAGTGGGTGCTCTTGGGCCATTTCTCCCACTCACAGATGTAAGCCAGGTCCATGGCGCCCAGCTGCCAAGGTCATACAGGGAGGACAATCACCAGCTCCTACAGGAGGGAAGGCAGGCTTGTCATCCATCTTCACAGGGTGCCTGCAGGGCCCCGAGTGCGGTGGTGGATGCTGGTTACCGCGGGGGACAAAGTGGACTCAACCCCTGCCCTGTGTGTGGCTGGGGAGCTGCGTTTTACACAAGCATGGCCAGGGATCAATCCATGCAGCCGGGAGGAAGAACATGTCAAGCGGagagaacagccagtgcaaaggcccagaggcttGACTGAGCCTGGGGTGCTCAAGCAGTGTCGGGCCGCAGAGCAAGAACAGAGtgagtgggggggtggggcaaGGTAAGGATGGGGAGGGGATGAGGCGGGTCTTGCAGGGCCTGGGGGTTCCACCTGGAGGGAGACGGGAGCCCCaagaagtctgtttctgtttcacaggtCCCTCTGGCTGTCTGGAAGGCACGGCTGAGGGATGGGGTAGAGGTGACGGCACTGGTCCAGGTGCACAGTGACGGGGACAGTGTAAGCTGTGACGAGAGGTAGGATCTACGTCTATTCTTAAGAAGGAGCCCGTGGACACAGGAGAACCAGTGAGGCTGCCTTAGacaggggcagggaggcagggtgggggttAGGCAGCAACTTGGGGCCTGGCTTCCAGAGGTACCGAAAGGGACAGTGAAGGCTTCCCCAGCAGGCTCTCTGCGCCCAGCTGCGACTAAGGTTATTTCCTTTCACCTTCCCAATCACACTACCCGCTGCTTCTTAAAGCCCCGCCCCGGAACACTGAGGCCCCGCCCACAAGCCCAagcagaagtctttttttttttttttttttttagcagaaatCTTTTTAAGCTCTGTCCCCAAAGCCCTCCGGCCCCGTCCCTACAAAATGTGCTTTCCAGATCCCACTCTCAATTTGTCCCTGGCGTCCCCAGGCCCGGCctaaacttctgtttttattccaAAGTCTCCAAAACAATCCCAAAGCCCCTTCTCCACACACCAGGCCACCCAGGACCCGCCCCAACCCACCCGACAGTCCCTAAGCCCCGCCTCAAATGCATCCCAGGCCCTCCCCGGGGAGGTACAACCTTAGGCCCTCCCCGATTTTCCACCGCCCACTCCAGGGCGCTTCAAGTCACCCTAAATTTCCGCCACGACCCCCAGACCACGCCCAGCGCACTCAGGGCGCGTACCCAGCACCCTCTGCTCTCCAGGACCGCCCTCTGACTCCACAGGCCCTGCTCCGACTCACAATCCCAGCAGCCTCGGAGCCATCCGGAGGCTGGCCGACTGCCCAAGCCCCCAGCCCCGCACTCACTGGACCAGCCTGGACGCCCACCGGGAAGGAGGCTACCGTCTGCATTCGCTCTAACACCCCGGCTCCAGCGCCGCCATCTTCCCAGAACCAACTAGTCTCCCGCGCAGCCCGGCTGCTTTCCGGAGACTTCTGGGACGGCAGTGGCTCCGCCCCGCTTCCGGGGTATTTTGCATACGACCGTGGCGTTCCAACCGACATCTGTCTGCGTTATATTTGGTGGAAACAACAAACATTTTCTCAATTTAAGTGAATAACCCCCTTAGATCAAGCTATGATTGCACTAATTTCGTAAAGAAAAGGGGAGAGTTGGcagattggtttttttttttttttaatagaaatcacCATCAGCGATAAGTATTTGATTCTGTCTACTATAAATAGTTCTGGCTTCTCAACGATAttcgtgctcgcttcggcagcacatatactaaaattggaacgatacagagaagattagcatggcccctgcgcaaggatgacacgcaaattcgtgaagcgttccatattttgcctttttttcacgATATCTAGCCAAGGTGTTGTAACTCCTTCATAAGCAAGGTAACCTAACCCATCAAGGGCCCGTAGAGTCAGTCTCCATCCTCAATTCCTCCTCCAAAAGCTGTCGGACTCTCCCCAGTTTAGAATGTCTTTTCCAGAAAGACCTGGGATTGATTGCAGGGAAGGGTACACCAAACAGCAGGCAACACCTGGACAAAGGTCTGGGGGCCGGGCTGTCTAGGGACGCGGGGTGTGGAAAACCCACACAGCCAACCAGGACCCTGGGCAGGACGGAGTCCGCGTGGGTCTGGAGGCAGCGTGTGGGCTTGCCCTGGGCCCCACATCCGTGCCCTGAGCCCCAGCCggtcttctcagttcagttcagccgctcagttgtgtccgactctgcgaccccatggactgcaacatgccacgcttccatgtcctgtccatcaccaactcccggaacttggctcaaactcatgttcatcgagtcggtgatgccatccaaccatctcatcctctgttgtccccttctt includes:
- the MED16 gene encoding mediator of RNA polymerase II transcription subunit 16 isoform X1 — protein: MDLAYICEWEKWPKSTHCPSGPLACTWSCRNLIAFTTDLRSDDQDLTRMIHILDTEHPWDVHSIRSEHSEAITCLEWDQSGSRLLSADADGQIKCWSMADHLANSWESPVGSVVEGDPIVALSWLHNGVKLALHVEKSGASSFGEKFSRVKFSPSLTLFGGKPMEGWIAVTVSGLVTVSLLKPSGQVLTSTESLCRLRGRVALADIAFTGGGNIVVATADGSSASPVQLYKVCVSVVNEKCRIDTELLPSLFMRCTTDLSRRDRLPAITHLKFLARDMSEQVLLCASSQTSSVVECWSLRKEGLPVNNIFQQLSPAVGDKQPTILKWRILSATNDLDRVSAVALPKLPISLTNTDLKVASDTQFYPGLGSLKGYEVANKLGTVQPLPIVQGWARPLDLHVPPGLALAFHDGSVHIVHRLSLQTMAIFYSSAAPRPVDEPALKRPRTTGPAVHFKAMQLSWTSLALVGIDNHGRLSMLRISPSMGHSLDVGLALRHLLFLLEYCMVTGYDWWDILLHVQPGMVQSLVEKLHEEYTRQKAELQQVLSTRILAMKASLCKLSPCTVTRVCDYHAKLFLIAISSTLKSLLRPHVLNTPDKSPGDRLTEICAKITDVDIDKVMINLKTEEFVLDMNTLQALQQLLQWVGDFVLYLLASLPNQGSPLRPGHSFLRDGTSLGMLRELMVVIRIWGLLKPSCLPVYTATSDTQDSMSLLFRLLTKLWICCRDEGPTSEPDEALVDECCLLPSQLLIPSLDWLPVSDGLVSRLQPKQPLRLHFGKAPALPGGSTGLQLDGLIRAPGQPKMDHLRRLHLGAYPTEACKACTRCGCVTMLKSPNKTTAVKQWEQRWIKNCLCGGLWWRMPHSYP
- the MED16 gene encoding mediator of RNA polymerase II transcription subunit 16 isoform X2 translates to MDLAYICEWEKWPKSTHCPSGPLACTWSCRNLIAFTTDLRSDDQDLTRMIHILDTEHPWDVHSIRSEHSEAITCLEWDQSGSRLLSADADGQIKCWSMADHLANSWESPVGSVVEGDPIVALSWLHNGVKLALHVEKSGASSFGEKFSRVKFSPSLTLFGGKPMEGWIAVTVSGLVTVSLLKPSGQVLTSTESLCRLRGRVALADIAFTGGGNIVVATADGSSASPVQLYKVCVSVVNEKCRIDTELLPSLFMRCTTDLSRRDRLPAITHLKFLARDMSEQVLLCASSQTSSVVECWSLRKEGLPVNNIFQQLSPAVGDKQPTILKWRILSATNDLDRVSAVALPKLPISLTNTDLKVASDTQFYPGLGLALAFHDGSVHIVHRLSLQTMAIFYSSAAPRPVDEPALKRPRTTGPAVHFKAMQLSWTSLALVGIDNHGRLSMLRISPSMGHSLDVGLALRHLLFLLEYCMVTGYDWWDILLHVQPGMVQSLVEKLHEEYTRQKAELQQVLSTRILAMKASLCKLSPCTVTRVCDYHAKLFLIAISSTLKSLLRPHVLNTPDKSPGDRLTEICAKITDVDIDKVMINLKTEEFVLDMNTLQALQQLLQWVGDFVLYLLASLPNQGSPLRPGHSFLRDGTSLGMLRELMVVIRIWGLLKPSCLPVYTATSDTQDSMSLLFRLLTKLWICCRDEGPTSEPDEALVDECCLLPSQLLIPSLDWLPVSDGLVSRLQPKQPLRLHFGKAPALPGGSTGLQLDGLIRAPGQPKMDHLRRLHLGAYPTEACKACTRCGCVTMLKSPNKTTAVKQWEQRWIKNCLCGGLWWRMPHSYP